ACAACAAGGGGGCCCGGGCCCGCGAGGCCGTCAAGGCCGAGACGATCGTCGATGCCGAGGTCGACGCCTTCTGGCGCTGGTTCACGAGCCTCGACGTCGTGCCGACCATCGTCGCGCTGCGCGACAAGGTGGAGGGGATCCGCCGGCGCGAGGTCGAGCGCGGTCTCACGGCGCTCGGCGCCGCGGACCCGAGGCTGCCGGAGGTCCTCGAGCGCGTGACCAGCGCGATCGTCAACAAGATCCTGCACGGGCCGCTGACGGCGCTGCGCCGCCACGAGGCGCACGCGGGCGAGGCCTTCTACGTCGAGGCGGCCCGGCGACTGTTCGGTCTCGGCGCCGATCCCGACGACGAGGAGGAGTAGTGGGGACCGTCACCGGCCGGCTCCGCCTGGGGACCCGCGCGAGCCCGCTGGCGCGGGTCCAGGCCGAGCTCGTGCGCACGTTGCTCGGCGCACGCCATCCCGGGCTCGAGGTCGAGCTCGTCTTCGTGCGGACGACCGGCGACCGGCTGCGGGGCCCGCTCGCGCCCGCGGGCGGCAAGGGGCTGTTCGTGAAGGAGATCGAGGAGGCGCTGGCCGCCGGCCACGTCGACGCCGGCGTGCATTCGATGAAGGATCTCCCGGCGCGGCTCGCCCCGGGGCTGATGATCGGCGCGGTGCCCGAGCGGGTGGACCCGCGCGACGTCCTGGTCGGCGGCGATGGCGGCGGCGTCGCCGGCCTCCCGGCAGGCGCGCGCGTCGGCACGGCGAGCCCGCGCCGGCGGGCGCAGCTCCTGGCCGGCCGCCCGGACCTCGCGGTCGTGCTCCTCCGCGGCAACGTCGACACCCGCCTCCGGAAGTGGCGTGCGGGCGAGGTCGACGCGCTGGTGCTCGCCGCGGCGGGCCTCGCGCGACTCGGCATCGTCGAGCCGGCGGCACACCTCCTCGGCGTCGACGAGTTCCTCCCTGCCGTCGGCCAGGGCGCGCTCGCTCTCGAATGCCGCGCGGACGACGCTCGGACGCGGGCGCTGCTGGCGGCCGTCGACGACCCGGCGGCGGCCACGGCGGTCGCGGCCGAGCGGGCCTTCCTCGTCACCGTCGGGGGAGACTGCAACACGGCGCTGGCCGCCCATGCGACCGTCGCCGATGGCCGCGTGACGCTGCGCGCGCTCGTCGCCGACCCCGACGGCCACCGCCGTCTGACAGAGCACGGCACGGCGGTTGCCGCCGAGGCCGAGGTGCTCGGGCGGACGCTCGCGGCGCGGCTGCTCGCCGCCGGGGCGGCGGAGCTGATCGGCCGATGAGCGTGAGCGAAGAATATTGATGAGCGTGAGCGGATGCGTCTACCTGGTCGGCGCGGGCCCGGGTGACCCGGGCCTCCTGACCCTCCGGGG
The sequence above is a segment of the Deltaproteobacteria bacterium genome. Coding sequences within it:
- the hemC gene encoding hydroxymethylbilane synthase, whose product is MGTVTGRLRLGTRASPLARVQAELVRTLLGARHPGLEVELVFVRTTGDRLRGPLAPAGGKGLFVKEIEEALAAGHVDAGVHSMKDLPARLAPGLMIGAVPERVDPRDVLVGGDGGGVAGLPAGARVGTASPRRRAQLLAGRPDLAVVLLRGNVDTRLRKWRAGEVDALVLAAAGLARLGIVEPAAHLLGVDEFLPAVGQGALALECRADDARTRALLAAVDDPAAATAVAAERAFLVTVGGDCNTALAAHATVADGRVTLRALVADPDGHRRLTEHGTAVAAEAEVLGRTLAARLLAAGAAELIGR